The stretch of DNA ccatccccttgaactGCTTCGCCTTGTTGAACGAACTGTGTAATATTTCGCCCATGCaagtgcacttgctagattatgactaTTCGTTAATACAGCCCCTACTATGCCTCTTAAGGCCTAACAACATGTTGAATTTACTACACACTCTAGCCTTCTACGGATATATCCTTCCCGTACTGATGAGAAAGTCTCAATGATCCATAGCGCCAAGTTTTGGTTGCCTTGGAATGACTACAAATAGTCCATCGTCCGTATATAATCCTTTGTATGAGtattgaattttttaaattagcAATTCCCCACCTTAGTGAGCTTTCCACAACTCTTTCAATTGTGGAGCAACTCATCACactttacatggtctcatcctttatcaaACATCATGCTTATCTTGAGCACCATTAAGTTTGGTTGCTAATAtcaagccatagctcaaacttagccatcATAACTTTTGTGCGCTAGGCGTTCTTCCCAATCCATTTGTTCTCGTGATGTCTCTCGTATGAATGGTTAGTCATTTCTTTAAATGTCAATCTTGGATTGTCACTCTTTTGAGtgattccttttttttatatCTCAATGCTTGTTTCCTTCAAACGATCGTGCGTGCTGCCTACCCTCAACGCAACTCAGTTAGGTCCCAtatgtttgcatgccaagtatttTTATGTGTGCTTGTCCCACTTTGATACAATTTGTCATGGATTTAGCTGATTTTATCTTAGTCATGTGTTACCCTTATGTGTCCATTCGCAAAGGCTCAACGTGTGTGTTGACACATGGCGGCTGCCTTCGATTTAGACCCAAAAAAACTCTATTTAAAcccctccatctttttaactttttaatttttttattatcgttcttgtattttttatttttaaaataaaaataaaaattatatcttgAGCTGGGGAAATGCACAGAATATCGTATATCAGGATTTTAATTTctaatttttctttatatatatatatatataattttatattttttatatattaatgctCATTAAAGGGTTTGGTAAATCAATATAGTTTGAGTGGGATAAATAAAGTTTTAAACTTTCAACTATCGGTGATTGCATTAGAACACCCTCGTATTAATGTTTTAGGCGTAACACACTTCCAATTGATTTGCCTCCAGTAAGAATTCATGCGAACACGGATATGACACAATTCAAATCGTTTCGAATTGACTATGTTGAGACATATCTTAATCTGGAAATTTAAAAGAATATGTGACATTGTTGAGGTTAAGAATCCCTATCCCTATCCCTATCTTAAATGATACACGCAACTTTACATCAAAGAAACGACTATTACCAATGTTGATTGATTATCCCTATATGAAAGCCGCCGTCTTGATGAACCATGGGGATGGGGGGTGTTGATCAGCACGAATCACGAAGCTGCACCCCTGCCCCTCAGTCGTAAAGCCCCACCGACCTCGAGGAGGCCGCCCATATCCCTTGTGGAATGATTAAAACCCTAACGGCCCTGGGAGTTCCCTTCCTTTCTTCGCCGAACCGAAAGCGGAGCATCGAATCGAAGCCACAACGGACTCACAGGACGCTGGATGGTGTACGTATTGTGTTCTGCCCCATCTCTCTGCTGGGTTTGATGCTACTGGTTCTTGGCTAAATGCGATTTTTCCGAACAATTTTGGGGTTTCTTACAACAGCACCGTGCTAGTCTTTCGATATCTTCGATGTGGGTATGCTCTTTTAGGCCTTCCCCATCTCTCCTGATTCCGTGAAAAAAAAGGGattaattctcgtcaaaaaatacgTGGGCTTGATTTGTAGTTACAATGAGGAACTAAAATTCGCCTCTTTGGTATCGATTATTTTGGCATTGTGGATTTTTCTAGTGTCGAGGTCCCaaaatttgttcttttttttaggGTCATTGTGACTTTTTGGTATTGATAGAAAAAAGAGCAGCTTTCCCGTCTCGGTCTATTGATTTCTATCTTGTTTCGTGAAGAAGATTGATCGACGGtattttatgtatatattttattCTTAACAGTTAATCGTTGATTTGTTCCATATGGTGGTCATCTTGTTCAAACACTGGGGAGTAATATGATAAGAAGGATGACTTGATTACATGGAGCGTCAGTAATCTCATTTTTCAACTGGAATAGATGAAATGGTGAAGATGGTGTTCACGCAGCAGTGCGCGAGTGACATTTGTTGCTCTTATGGATCATCATTCCCATTTCGCTCAATCCATGCGTATGGTTCTCAGGCATGTTCATCTACGGCGCTCTCTGTGGTTCATGTGGATTACTCGAAGAAGCTCAAGCTTAAGCATGACATACAGCTTGATAGTTCTGCAGCTCTCCGAGTTGGCCCTGCGGATACGGTTGATGGAAGCAACTATAATTCAGAAAAGGTAACACCAGTCAATTATGCTAAACCCCTGCGATTATCAACTTCCAATGCAAGTGGCTCGACCCTTGATGGGTATCATGTGGAGCATGATGAGACCTCCAATAATGATGTCCTTTGTAATCTCTGTGAGAATGGAAAACTCATGGAAGCCTGCAATTTGGTTGATGTTATGGCTCGGTTAAGTCAGGTACCAGATCTCCAATCATGCGTAAACCTGATTCGTGGTTTGATCAATGTTGATAGGATTGAGAAGGCCGTTCGTGTTCTTCAGGTGATGATTTTATCTGGTGGGGTTCCAGACATAATCACGTATAACAAATTAATCGGTGGTCTCTGCAGGAGAGGTCAGCTGAATTCTGCAATCAAACTAGTTGAAGATATGGGTTTCTGTGGTTGCCCTCCAGACGTGATTACATTTAACACTTTATTTAGGTCCATGTTTGAGCATGGTAAGTATGATGAGGCAATCTGGTTTTGGAAAGATCAGTTAAGGAAAGGTTATCCGCCATATCTCATTTCTTACACAATTCTTCTCGAACTCGTGTGCAAATACTGTGGTATTCGGCGAGCCATGAATGCTATGGAAGATTTGGCCTTTGACGGATGCCATCCTGACCTTGTGACCTTTAATTctcttatcaatttgatatgcAAAAGGGGTAAATTTGAGGATGTGGCAATGGTTGTAGGTGGCCTTATGTCACATGGTCTGGAGCCCAATGCAGTCACCTATAACACCTTACTTCACTCATTCTGTATTAAGGGAAAGTGGGCTGAAGCTGATGATATGCTTTTTATCATGAAGGAAGCTTCATACCCTCCAACTGTGGTTACATACAATATCTTAATCAACAGCTTGTGCAAATACCAGATTCTCGATCGGGCAATTGATGTCTTGCATAAAATGTTAAATGAGGGATGCTCCCCAGATATAGTCACTTACAACACCCTTCTTGCAGCAATGTGTAAAGTGGACATGATAGAAGAGGCTCTAAAGATACTTCATAGTCTTAGGGATAATGGATATTCTCTGGTTGTCATATCATATAACACCTTGATAGATGGATTAGCAAAGAAGGGTGAGATAAAGAAAGCAATGGTTTTGTTTGATGAGATGGTCAATGATGGTATTACTCCTGATGATATCACTTATGGTTCTCTAGTTATGGGATTTTGCAAGCAAGGCATGGTGCATGAAGCAGTAGAGATGCTACAAGAGATGGTTAAGATCAACTGCAGGATTAGAGGCAGCACTTTTACCCTTGTGATACAGGCACTATGCAGAAATGGAAAGCTAGATACTGCTATTGAGATTGTAAGTATAATGGTATCAAGATATAGTAAACCCAGTAAAGCAGGATACACATCACTAGTTAGAGCAGTTGCAGCCTCTGGAATGACTGAGGCAGCTACCAAACTGCGCAAGGTGTTTATCGAGCACAAGATCCTTAAAGAGGACTCTTAGATTGTTCAGTTTAGAAACTGCGGATATGCTGATATGAATGCAGACCCTTTGAACATGTGTTTGGCATCAGTGTTTTGGATGGTTATTTATCTTCTTTTCTAAGAGGTAAGAGATTTTCTTGTCTTGTGTTTTGTAGTCGTGCCGGTTTGTAGTTCAATATTTCTTTCTTCTCAGTAGTGTTAGCTCTTCAGGTTTTCCACCAGTCATCTCACCTATGTGGTACCTAGTAAATGATTCTATTTTCGTTTCATGTCTTAGATAAATGTCTTTTCATGTGCTGAAGACATAATCTGCCTCCTCAACCTTTGCATGCTCTTTTGCAGAATGATCTCCACTTGTCTGACTAGATGCCTTGGCTTGCAACATAGCAAACTTATCAGCAGTAACATCTTTGCTAATAATAGTTGTCTAGAGGATCTCAGTTCAACACACAATAATCTGTACTTCTTAACCCAGAtgcatatctcaaaaatatatatttaaacacCTAAGTTCTAGCTTCACAGAATGATCTTTTGCATATCTCAAAACTTCACATGCTCTTCGGGAGAATGATCTCCACTTATTTGGCTAGACGCCTTGGCATGCAAAATAGCAGACTTATTTAACATTAACATCTTATGATATTAGTCTAGAAGATCTCTGTTCAACACAATAATCTGTACCTCTTATGCCATGTGCATTACTCAAAAATATACATTTAAAAACATGAGCATAAGGCAACCAAATGTTTTCAAGTGGGAGTCTCAGTAGGGTTCCAGAACATACCTCCTCTGGAGTGTTATAATCAATGGCACTAGATGGTGATCTACTGACCAAATAGCATGCTGTAATCACAGATTTTATGGAATCTCCAGTATTAAAGAGCATACTGACCAAATAGCATTCTGTAATCACAAATTTAAAAACAGTAGCATGCTGTATTGTTTCAACATGAGTATTTAGGTATTatcaactataaataaatattttaatattttaaatttgattaatgatattattttatataatattcatATTGTCGATCTAAAATAGTTGGAACATTATCAAGCGATCCCAAATATCAATTAATTTTTGGTAAAAGTTCATACTAGTAAGAGAACAATAGAAGAAGCcacatatatatatcttaaattttACTATCAATAATCAAGGTTCTATGAGTTTAGTTAGTTGACGCTTTTAAAAATTTGTTCGATAAGATCTTGAATTCTCAATCCTTAATAAAAGGAGCCCGGTGTATCAAAATCCGGTTATATTTAGAtataagaataatatttttaataaaataaataaataatcaaaatgatattTCATCATAAGATCTTCCTACCATCCTAGAATAAATAATGAATAGTGTCTTCTGAAGCCAAGAACAGAGTGCAGACAATGGCATCATGCAAAGAATCATAGATTAGTTGGCTTTGTTCACAACATACAATTCCCTTGTGGTGTTTCCTATCTCATAACACTCAACATTAACATTGTTTCTCGGCCTCAACCAAACCAACAGCGATGCAGCAGCTTCTTTGGTCACTGCACCCTGTagtcctcctccgccgcctctgACGACGGCTTGGTGTTGCTCTCCTCACCTGCGGGCGGCGCCGACGTTGGGGCCTTCGACTTGGAGCTCTTCACCGAGCCCCCGGTGCTCGAAGAGCCCTTGTTTTTCTTCCGGTGTGACTGCTTGGGGATGGCTGGCATGTCTTGCCCCGGTGAGTCCGACGGCCCGGCCGCTTCCTTCTTGCGTGGCTTCCGGCTGCGCCGCGGCGCTTCGGCGGAGTCGCCCGACATGCTTCCATCCGATTGGTGCCGTCTTGAATGCTTGGGTTTGGTGGACGCAGGGAGCAAGTCGGGGGAGTCGGGAGATGGCTCGACTGCAGAAGAGCTGGGCTTTGAGCGCCCCGCCGCTTGTCGAACTGATGAGTCTTCCATCCCTCCGCTTGCAaactctgcagcagcaattgcaagGTATCATCACATAACCCAAACCACAAAGTGAGATGTGTAGCCTGCACTGATGCATGTTTTGGTGAACTACTGCTGAACTCTGCATCAGCTACACAAATTCCCAGCAGTAGTTGAAGCAGAAATAGTTGGGTTGCAATTAACTTTGTGATGCCAAATTCCTTTTTTGTATCAATAGAATCTGCATAAAATGTAATTCAGCTTCTGTTATTTATAGTAATGCAGAACAGGATAGTCTGATTCCTAGATTttgtcttctttgatgttctgctACTAAACTGGTGATCAGCTACCTGCATCATGTAGTTCGAGTGGTGAAGAAGCAGATGATGGCCAGATGTACTTGATCATGGAGcatattttgatgatagcaaacactAAATTGTGCATAAAACTGGTGATCAACTGATCTGCATCGTTTTCATTCATGAAACACTACTTCAATCTTCATGTGGTTAAAGGGGGTAAGGTGTGGTCTTAATGGCTTGCTTCAGACTAATCTCAAGAGTGACATTACTAGAAGGAAGATTGAAGCTCTGATGTGTATGATGATGACCAGATGAAACTGATCATAGAGCTTATCGACTCCAATCTTCACGTAGACGAAGTGGTGAAGAAGCAGGTTAATTGACTTACCATCAGGCAAATCTCAAGAATGATACACCAGAAGATGAAGATGGTTATAGAAATAATTTTGATGCTTTCATGTAGCAAAATCTAGATTGGGTGTTGCATTCTTGAAGAAATCAGTTGGTAGCAATTCTAACCTTGAGAGCCCCATGACTCTGGGGGGGAGCTTTCCCTGCCATCTTCTCCACAGGAAGAGCCGAGTGGTGCTGAATGGTACTCCTTCATCTATGCACAGTTGAAATGAGAGATCAAAGCTGTGAACAGAAACCAATGAACAGCATCCAAAACATGAATTCCTTTCTGGCCTCAGTTAGGACTACTAAATTTACCCAGCTTGGGGAACTAACACTGGGTCCATCCCATCCTATGTGTGCCACATGTTTAACATCAGTTGGAAACCCAATCTGCATGTCAGCTTCCTCCTTGTCTGTGGTGAAAGAATTGCTTCTCAGTTGAAGACTCGTGCACCATCAGAAACCAATCACAAGGAGATCCAAGAGTGTTTTGGCATACCAAATATTTGGGAAAAATATTTCAGGGGCTTTAAGATACCCTTCTTCATCTTTGTGCCCATGTCTGCCTCTGCCTCTGGTACTATGTGAGCTCTTCTAACCTTAAAAACAATGAGCAAGAACTGTATTGGATACATATAGAGATCACTGATTCATGCAACAACAAAAAATCACCGATGGTGTAAGGATATATCGTCATATTTGAGTTTGAGCTTTCAGAAAGTAAATGCTTCTCACTAAGCATGTGCAGAAACCTGAATTGCAGGAACAGGAGAACAAACTGCAAAAGCTTATGATAGGAAGGACTGAAGACAGAAGATTAAGCAGACCGTCCCAAGAGCCACAAGATATAATTATTATCTGATGAAGCAAAAGGAATCTCCAAAAATCTGGATTGCATGAACAGGAGAAGAACTCAAAATGCTTATGGCAGGAAGGATCGAACacagaagattaagaggaagactgTTCTAGGACCCAACCACGAAGAACAGGAGAAGAAAGTACCAAGCTCAGCTCGGAATTACTATTCCCACTTCACACCGG from Musa acuminata AAA Group cultivar baxijiao chromosome BXJ2-11, Cavendish_Baxijiao_AAA, whole genome shotgun sequence encodes:
- the LOC135626499 gene encoding pentatricopeptide repeat-containing protein At1g08610-like isoform X2, with translation MVKMVFTQQCASDICCSYGSSFPFRSIHAYGSQACSSTALSVVHVDYSKKLKLKHDIQLDSSAALRVGPADTVDGSNYNSEKVTPVNYAKPLRLSTSNASGSTLDGYHVEHDETSNNDVLCNLCENGKLMEACNLVDVMARLSQVMILSGGVPDIITYNKLIGGLCRRGQLNSAIKLVEDMGFCGCPPDVITFNTLFRSMFEHGKYDEAIWFWKDQLRKGYPPYLISYTILLELVCKYCGIRRAMNAMEDLAFDGCHPDLVTFNSLINLICKRGKFEDVAMVVGGLMSHGLEPNAVTYNTLLHSFCIKGKWAEADDMLFIMKEASYPPTVVTYNILINSLCKYQILDRAIDVLHKMLNEGCSPDIVTYNTLLAAMCKVDMIEEALKILHSLRDNGYSLVVISYNTLIDGLAKKGEIKKAMVLFDEMVNDGITPDDITYGSLVMGFCKQGMVHEAVEMLQEMVKINCRIRGSTFTLVIQALCRNGKLDTAIEIVSIMVSRYSKPSKAGYTSLVRAVAASGMTEAATKLRKVFIEHKILKEDS
- the LOC135626499 gene encoding pentatricopeptide repeat-containing protein At1g08610-like isoform X1, producing the protein MVKMVFTQQCASDICCSYGSSFPFRSIHAYGSQACSSTALSVVHVDYSKKLKLKHDIQLDSSAALRVGPADTVDGSNYNSEKVTPVNYAKPLRLSTSNASGSTLDGYHVEHDETSNNDVLCNLCENGKLMEACNLVDVMARLSQVPDLQSCVNLIRGLINVDRIEKAVRVLQVMILSGGVPDIITYNKLIGGLCRRGQLNSAIKLVEDMGFCGCPPDVITFNTLFRSMFEHGKYDEAIWFWKDQLRKGYPPYLISYTILLELVCKYCGIRRAMNAMEDLAFDGCHPDLVTFNSLINLICKRGKFEDVAMVVGGLMSHGLEPNAVTYNTLLHSFCIKGKWAEADDMLFIMKEASYPPTVVTYNILINSLCKYQILDRAIDVLHKMLNEGCSPDIVTYNTLLAAMCKVDMIEEALKILHSLRDNGYSLVVISYNTLIDGLAKKGEIKKAMVLFDEMVNDGITPDDITYGSLVMGFCKQGMVHEAVEMLQEMVKINCRIRGSTFTLVIQALCRNGKLDTAIEIVSIMVSRYSKPSKAGYTSLVRAVAASGMTEAATKLRKVFIEHKILKEDS
- the LOC103971631 gene encoding CRIB domain-containing protein RIC5 isoform X1 — translated: MGTKMKKGILKPLKYFSQIFDKEEADMQIGFPTDVKHVAHIGWDGPSVSSPSWMKEYHSAPLGSSCGEDGRESSPPESWGSQEFASGGMEDSSVRQAAGRSKPSSSAVEPSPDSPDLLPASTKPKHSRRHQSDGSMSGDSAEAPRRSRKPRKKEAAGPSDSPGQDMPAIPKQSHRKKNKGSSSTGGSVKSSKSKAPTSAPPAGEESNTKPSSEAAEEDYRVQ
- the LOC103971631 gene encoding CRIB domain-containing protein RIC5 isoform X2, producing MGTKMKKGILKPLKYFSQIFDKEEADMQIGFPTDVKHVAHIGWDGPSMKEYHSAPLGSSCGEDGRESSPPESWGSQEFASGGMEDSSVRQAAGRSKPSSSAVEPSPDSPDLLPASTKPKHSRRHQSDGSMSGDSAEAPRRSRKPRKKEAAGPSDSPGQDMPAIPKQSHRKKNKGSSSTGGSVKSSKSKAPTSAPPAGEESNTKPSSEAAEEDYRVQ